Below is a genomic region from Acidobacteriota bacterium.
GCTTCTCGCCGCCGGCCACGAACTCGGGTGCCACACGTACAGTCACCTGCACTCGTGGAGCACCGCACCGGCGGTGTTCGAACGAGACGTGCTTCGCAATCGCTTGGCGTTGAAAGCCCTGGTACCAAGCGCTGTGTTCGAGTCGTTCTCGTATCCCATCTCCGAACCCAGACCAGGGACCAAGATGCGCACGGCACCGCACTTTCGCTGCAGTCGACTCGGGGGGCAGCGCGCCAATGTTGGCAGGCTGGACCTGAACCAGATGTCCGCGTTCTTCTTGGAGAAGACTCGGGGAGACATCGCCCCAATTCGCCGCCTGCTCGATGAGACCGTCGGTGCGCGCGGATGGCTGGTCTTCGCGACCCACGACGTGGCTGAATCGCCAACGCCATTTGGGTGCACGCCGTCGTTCTTCGAGCAGGTCGTCAGATTGTCGCGTGCCTCAGGCGCGAGCATCCTTCCGGTTGCGCGAGCGCTCGACATCGTCTTGCGCGGATAGCCATGCCGCGTCAACTCGCGACCCTGCTCTGTATCGCCCTCATCGCCTTCCTGGTCCGCCGCGCGAGAGATCCGTTCGCTCAAGTGTCGGCAGCGCGCTGGATTGTGTTTGCCTGGGTGTTCCTCGCGGGCTCTCGGTTCCTGTCACACTGGTTGTCGATTGTCGGGCTTCGCTGGTCGGGCGGTGCAACGGCCGCCGACGGCAGTCCGATCGACATGGCGGCGTTCGCTCTGTTGATCATGGCAGCCACGGCCGCTCTGGTCGGTCGCGACATCCGATGGCGCCACCTGCTCGGGAACAACAAGGTTCTACTGGCACTCTACGTGTTCGGGTTGTTCAGCGTCTTCTGGAGTCCGGATCCCATCGTTGCGCTCAAGCGTTGGATCAAGAGTGTGGGAACTCTCTGGATCGCGTGCTTGGTCCTGACGGATCGCCGACCGTGGCAGGCACTGCGATCCGTGGTGGTGCCGCTTGGGCTGGTGTTGCTGCCGTTGTCGATCCTTTTCATCAAGTACTACCCGGAACTGGGGCGGCAGTACCACTCTACCGGTGCGCAGATGATGACCGGTGTTACGATGCAGAAGAACTCGCTCGGTGAGTTATGTATGCTGGTTGGCCTGTATGCGTCGTGGAATCTCCTGCACCTCAGGACCGGCGAGGACGGTCTCGGGCGCAGGCTCCGCTGGCCAGTATGGATGGCGCTGGCCGGCATGATCGGTTGGCTCATGATCATGGCCGACAGCGCGACAGCACTCGTGTGCCTTCTGGCAGGAATCGGCATTCACCTGCTGGCCTGCGTGCCTGCGATCAGACGGCGCCCGGCCAGTCTTGCGGCGGTCCTCTTCGTCGGCACATCAGGCTATCTGATTCTTCAGGCGAGCGTTGACGTGAACACGCTCTTGCTCGAACTCCTGAATCGCCGTCCCGACCTCACCACACGTGTGCCGATGTGGCAGGATATTCTCGCCGTGGCCAGCAACACGCTGACCGGTTTCGGCTGGCAGAGTTTCACGCTGACCCCGCAGCATCACCAGATCTACGACAAGTGGCAGGTTGTGTCCGTACACAATACCTATTTGGATCTCTATCTCAACCTTGGGCTCATCGGGCTTGGTCTCTACTTAGCCGTCTGGCTCACCGGGATGTGGACGAGCGTTCGGATGCTGTCCCTCGAGTATGCCCCAGCCGTACTCCGTATCAGCTTCCTTGTGGTCGTGCTTCTCTACGGGTGGACGGAGACAGTTGATTTGGGGGTGAGCAACATGTATCTCTTACTGCTGCTGGCGACAGTGACTCATGGTTCGATCGAGAAAGCGAAGGAGCAGGGAGGAGTCAGACGCGTGTCTCTGAAGGGACGACATGACTCCGGGACCGCCTTGGTCGGAAGACTGGGTCGGCGCCGCCAGCCCCGCAGACCGTATATGCTACAAGTCCCTGTCGTGCGAGGCGGGTCCGAGCCTGCAAAGGACTGATTCTAGTACGAGCTCGAGCTCGGCCCGAAGGCGCGCGCGACCACGTGACAATCGCGTTGTCATGCCGATGCTGTCGACCAGCATGGCGATTACAGAGTGGTCAGGTGCCACCAAGCGGCCTCCCAGCCGTTCCGCCAGCGATTGCGACGACTCCATGAGCGCAACGTGCGCCGAGTGGAACAATGGATACCAGCGCTGCAGATAGACAAGACTCGCGGCACGTGTGCGAGCACTTGCTTCCATCGCAAGGACGCGTTCGATCTGGCGAGACGAGGATTGGAACTGAGACCTCAAGGCGCGGTCAGAATAGGTGCGCTGGCTCAAGCTGCCGGACGGTCGTCGCCTAATGAACGACCGGGCACCCGGCACGAAATCGACGCGTGTGCTGGCCGCCAGGACTCGTGAAAAGTAGTCGCCATCGTCGTCCATAGACAAGGCCTCGTCCCAAGGACCTGCCAGTTCTGTGAGTTCGCGGCTCACGAGCCACGACTCGACCGCCATCCACGCATTGTCCTCAAATTTGCGAATGTTCCATTCCACCGGCGTGAGCGGCGCCCATAATGAGGTGGCTTCGAACCTGGCTCGGGCGGGGCAGGCGCGGAAGCGACCCCAAGCCGACGACAGGAGCACCCGGGAGCCAGACGCCGCGGCCAACTGCTTGCTCACTTTGTCGCGTGAGAGGATGTCGTCGGCGTCAAGCCACTGGATGAAGTCACCCTGCGCGTGTCGCAAGGCCTCGTTTCGTGCGGCACTGGCGCCGCGGTTGGGCTGCTCGATCACCTTCACGCGACCCGACTCGAATCGGCGCATCACGGCCAGCGTGGAGTCGCTCGAACCGTCGTCGACGGCGATGACTTCAATCCTGGCGTCGCGTTGCGCCAATGCTGACTCCAGAGCGTCGGCAACCCACCGCT
It encodes:
- a CDS encoding polysaccharide deacetylase family protein, whose product is MPTVFDRALHAYRRGIASHVCLRMATLTLDRPLISFTFDDFPTNAFDEGGKILAAHGIAGTYYVSLGLLGTVAPTGRIVTADRLPELLAAGHELGCHTYSHLHSWSTAPAVFERDVLRNRLALKALVPSAVFESFSYPISEPRPGTKMRTAPHFRCSRLGGQRANVGRLDLNQMSAFFLEKTRGDIAPIRRLLDETVGARGWLVFATHDVAESPTPFGCTPSFFEQVVRLSRASGASILPVARALDIVLRG
- a CDS encoding O-antigen ligase family protein yields the protein MPRQLATLLCIALIAFLVRRARDPFAQVSAARWIVFAWVFLAGSRFLSHWLSIVGLRWSGGATAADGSPIDMAAFALLIMAATAALVGRDIRWRHLLGNNKVLLALYVFGLFSVFWSPDPIVALKRWIKSVGTLWIACLVLTDRRPWQALRSVVVPLGLVLLPLSILFIKYYPELGRQYHSTGAQMMTGVTMQKNSLGELCMLVGLYASWNLLHLRTGEDGLGRRLRWPVWMALAGMIGWLMIMADSATALVCLLAGIGIHLLACVPAIRRRPASLAAVLFVGTSGYLILQASVDVNTLLLELLNRRPDLTTRVPMWQDILAVASNTLTGFGWQSFTLTPQHHQIYDKWQVVSVHNTYLDLYLNLGLIGLGLYLAVWLTGMWTSVRMLSLEYAPAVLRISFLVVVLLYGWTETVDLGVSNMYLLLLLATVTHGSIEKAKEQGGVRRVSLKGRHDSGTALVGRLGRRRQPRRPYMLQVPVVRGGSEPAKD
- a CDS encoding glycosyltransferase family 2 protein translates to MSVAPQLTTHMTSLVSILIPAFNAERWVADALESALAQRDARIEVIAVDDGSSDSTLAVMRRFESGRVKVIEQPNRGASAARNEALRHAQGDFIQWLDADDILSRDKVSKQLAAASGSRVLLSSAWGRFRACPARARFEATSLWAPLTPVEWNIRKFEDNAWMAVESWLVSRELTELAGPWDEALSMDDDGDYFSRVLAASTRVDFVPGARSFIRRRPSGSLSQRTYSDRALRSQFQSSSRQIERVLAMEASARTRAASLVYLQRWYPLFHSAHVALMESSQSLAERLGGRLVAPDHSVIAMLVDSIGMTTRLSRGRARLRAELELVLESVLCRLGPASHDRDL